A window of Cottoperca gobio chromosome 16, fCotGob3.1, whole genome shotgun sequence contains these coding sequences:
- the LOC115021596 gene encoding LOW QUALITY PROTEIN: syndecan-2-like (The sequence of the model RefSeq protein was modified relative to this genomic sequence to represent the inferred CDS: deleted 1 base in 1 codon), whose product MRNLRLLFLVGLATGFISEKLFVSSQTPFSTTDDMYLEGRTSGDLPIDDEDGNDDGSGSGSGDYAFSNFTDNEEMIRRFLNFSQTTVSKEMVPSQPQPPTAADSQDTSTKEMDTETTPFILPNGDNSDEKVTGPTADLFTQNTSASSTSMPPTKTTANKSGIDITVIKDTDEDNSLDRWDVSTPKTRGGEVQIEEVENDLLAKHGQGSRMYEVDSPEEVTTENMWERTEVLAAVIACGVVGFLCAVFLLVLLAYRMKKKDEGSYNLGDTKVSTTAYHKAPTKEFYA is encoded by the exons ATGAGAAATCTGCGGTTGTTGTTTCTCGTCGGGCTGGCGACCGGGTTTATCAGTGAAAAA ctCTTTGTCTCCTCACAAACACCCTTTTCCACGACCGATGACATGTACCTAGAGGGCCGAACATCAGGTGACCTTCCTATAGATGATGAAGATGGTAACGACGACGGCTCAGGCTCTGGATCTGGAGACTACG CTTTCAGCAACTTCACAGATAATGAGGAAATGATCAGGCGCTTCCTCAACTTCTCTCAGACCACAGTCTCCAAAGAAATGGTTCCATCTCAACCTCAaccaccaacagcagcagacagccaGGATACCTCCACCAAAGAGATGGACACAGAGACAACACCATTCATATTACCTAATGGGGACAACAGTGACGAGAAG GTGACCGGTCCAACAGCTGATTTGTTCACACAAAATACCAGTGCCAGCTCCACCAGCATGCCCCCCACTAAAACTACTGCAAACAAATCCGGCATAGACATCACTGTAATCAAAGATACCGACGAGGACAACAGTCTTGATAGGTGGGATGTCTCAACACCCAAAACCCGTGGGGGTGAAGTCCAGATCGAAGAGGTTGAAAACGATCTTCTGGCCAAACATGGCCAAGGCAGCAGAATGTATGAGGTGGACTCTCCTGAAGAGGTGACCACTGAGAACATGTGGGAGAGGACGGAAGTGCTGGCAG CGGTGATAGCATGCGGGGTGGTTGGATTCCTCTGTGCTGttttcctcctcgtcctcctcgccTACCGTATGAAGAAGAAAGACGAAGGTAGCTACAACCTC GGAGACACCAAAGTTTCCACAACAGCCTATCACAAAGCGCCTACCAAGGAGTTCTACGCCTGA